The Fusobacterium sp. SYSU M8D902 genome contains the following window.
TAATCCTTCAATTTTATTAGACATTAAAAATTTTTCAGCACTCTTTTTATATAGAACCTTATAATTGTAGTAACTCATCTAAAGAAATCTCCCTACCCTCATCAGTATCATTTTCTAATTTTTTCATTAATTCATCAATTTCTTCTTGCTCTTTGCTATCTACATATTCACAATTATTAGCTAAGAATTGAGCTAGATCCTGTTTTTCAGTTTCTTTTATATAATTAAGAGTTGCTGTTCTCATTACTTCAGAAAAAGATTTTCCTATTTTTTTACAAAAATCTTGAATGATTTGGTTTTCTTCTTCTGATAAAGTAATATTTTTTCTTAAAGCAATTCCCATAAATATACCTCCTTATATGTATAGTGTGTGTTATAAGTATAGTATATAACGAAAAAGAAAAAAAGTAAATAAAAAAATTCCTTTTGATAAAATTATTATGATACAAAACATATAGCCACTAAAACTAAAAATAGGAACTTTCAAATTTTTGAAAACTCCTATTTTTTCAAATATCTTAACTAAATAAAGCTTGATATACCAAAGCTCCTATTACCCCTCCAAGGATAGGTCCAACTATTGGTACTAAAGAGTAGCCCCAATCTGATCCCCCTTTATGTTTTATAGGTAATAAGGCGTGCATAATTCTTGGTCCTAGGTCTCTTGCTGGGTTTAGAGCATATCCTGTTGGTCCACCAAAACAAAGTCCCATAGCCCACACTAAAAATCCAACTAATAATGCTCCTAAAATTCCAATACTTCCTGTTGCCTTATCTCCATTTGAAAGAGTAAATTCAACTAAAGTATTATGTGAATTTCCTAATCCTAAGATTGAAAATATAAATATTGCTGTTGCTATTACCTCAGTAACAGTATTCCACAGATAATCTCTTATAGCAGGACCTGTACAAAAGATCGCTAATAATGCTCCTGAATCAGTTTCCTCATCAAAATGCTTTTTATAAGCTAAAAACATCAATAGACTTCCAAACATTGCCCCTAATAATTGAGCTATTATATACCCAGGTACAAACTGTAAATCTAAAGCACCTATAGTTGCTAAGGCTATAGTCACAGCTGGATTAAGATGAGCTCCACTCACCCAACCTACAGTATATACTGCCACAGCTATTCCCAATGCCCAACCTGTTGTTATTACCATCCAACCAGCATCTTTTGCCTTTGATTTTGTCAAAACAACATTGGCTACAACTCCTCCCCCAAAAGCAGTTACCATTGCTGTTCCAATAAATTCTGCCAAATAAACATTCATACTTTACCTCCTAATAGATTATTGTATCTCTAACCCTGTTAAAGCTATTCCTAGTGGTGTTACTAATAATGGTTTATATGTTTTTATGATATTTTTCTTTAATTCCTTTCTAAAAACCTCTTCAAACTCTGTAAAGGTACAAGCTCCTCCAACTATATAGACATCTTCCACATCAAAATCTTGTAGGAATCTTTTTACTATATGAGCCATTTTTTCAACAACTGGTCTTATTATTGGAAAGATCTCCCTCTCTCTTGAACTATCTTTTTTCAACTCTTCAGCCTCAGAAAAAGTTATCCCATAATTTCCAGCTAATACCAGTGACATATGTGTACCACCAGTAGGCTCATCAGCTGTAAATATCACCTCTCCATCTTTTATCACACTTATACCTGTTGTTCCTCCACCTACATCTACTACTGCACCATTTTTTATTTTTAAAACTTGTGCTGCTGCTGTTGGTTCATCTACTACCTTTTCTACATCTATTTCAGCAGAATCAATAACATTCACTATAGCTTTTACACTCCCACTCTCTACTCCTGGTGGAATTGCTGTATATCCCTTTGTTATCTCAATCCCCAATCTCTCCTCTAATCTTGCCTTCATCTCTCTTACTATTCTTATTGCTCCAACAAAATCAACTACGATTCCATCTTTTACCACTGAAGATTGATAAACTTCACCAGCTACTGGATTTCCATCTTTATCTACAACACTCATAACAATATTGGCAGTTCCTAAGTCTACACCAACATAAAATTCGCTCTTATCAAAATCTAAAATTGGTTTATCTATAACTTGATCAAATCTTTTAATGTACTCATTTACCCTATTTAAATCCATATACTCTCTCCATTCTTTCACTAGATTTTAAAGCTCTTTAAAAAATTTTCAGAAGGTGAGTTTATAGATTCTGCACTTACCAACTCTTTTATCCCTCTACTTTTTACTCTCTCAATTGCATTTTTTACTGCTGATGTGTCCCCTTCAAATAAAACGACACCCTTATCAAACATTCCAACTCCAGCTCTAATTGTTATGATCTCAACTGGACTCTCATCTTCTAAAAAATCTCCTATCTCGATAGCTCTAATACTGTTTGAAAACTCTATTAACCCCAAACTTCTAACCTTGTCTTCATATTTTATAGCCCTATTTAACTTTCCTAAAATACTGATACTCACTCCACTGACAACTATTTTGCTTATATTTTTATCTGAATATTTTGACTTTAGCTCTTCAAGATAATTATCTAGGGATACAATTTCACCCTGTAAACCACTACATACTATCATATATTTTCCTGGACATAGGATACCCACTCTTTCTATATCTACATTAAAATTTTTAGTAATCTCATCTAAAAATACAAATCCTGTCCCTATACTCCTAAATTCTAAAAGTAAAAGTGTTTTTTTCATCTATGTCCTCCCTTCAAATTTTGGTATAGAAGGATGAAAACTTCATCCTTCCTATCAAAACTCAAATTTTTTCTATTTTATTGAAAGTCCTCCAACAAGAACACATCTTCTATTTCTAGCAAAGCTTTTTGCAGAAGTTAATCCCTCTCCAGTAGGTCCTGCTATAGTAAATGTAGTATGTCCCTCTCCACCTACTCCTATTCCTGCATATGAAGGTCCATTTTTAACTAAAATAGTTGTCTCCATCTCTCTTGCATATTTTGTTAATACATCTATATTTTTTGAGTGTATCATTGAAGTGTGTCTTAAGCCATGCTCTAACTC
Protein-coding sequences here:
- a CDS encoding MIP/aquaporin family protein; this translates as MNVYLAEFIGTAMVTAFGGGVVANVVLTKSKAKDAGWMVITTGWALGIAVAVYTVGWVSGAHLNPAVTIALATIGALDLQFVPGYIIAQLLGAMFGSLLMFLAYKKHFDEETDSGALLAIFCTGPAIRDYLWNTVTEVIATAIFIFSILGLGNSHNTLVEFTLSNGDKATGSIGILGALLVGFLVWAMGLCFGGPTGYALNPARDLGPRIMHALLPIKHKGGSDWGYSLVPIVGPILGGVIGALVYQALFS
- the eutJ gene encoding ethanolamine utilization protein EutJ; its protein translation is MDLNRVNEYIKRFDQVIDKPILDFDKSEFYVGVDLGTANIVMSVVDKDGNPVAGEVYQSSVVKDGIVVDFVGAIRIVREMKARLEERLGIEITKGYTAIPPGVESGSVKAIVNVIDSAEIDVEKVVDEPTAAAQVLKIKNGAVVDVGGGTTGISVIKDGEVIFTADEPTGGTHMSLVLAGNYGITFSEAEELKKDSSREREIFPIIRPVVEKMAHIVKRFLQDFDVEDVYIVGGACTFTEFEEVFRKELKKNIIKTYKPLLVTPLGIALTGLEIQ
- a CDS encoding BMC domain-containing protein, with product MKKTLLLLEFRSIGTGFVFLDEITKNFNVDIERVGILCPGKYMIVCSGLQGEIVSLDNYLEELKSKYSDKNISKIVVSGVSISILGKLNRAIKYEDKVRSLGLIEFSNSIRAIEIGDFLEDESPVEIITIRAGVGMFDKGVVLFEGDTSAVKNAIERVKSRGIKELVSAESINSPSENFLKSFKI